One Streptomyces sp. CNQ-509 DNA window includes the following coding sequences:
- a CDS encoding bifunctional diguanylate cyclase/phosphodiesterase has product MRPTESTEPAPVLRRLVLPALPWLAQAAGGLVFAIGVLYGLREGHALFPRGTAGWGLAVLTVVLIAHLVAPGRDRWSGGNGSAAALTLAVLLLYGWIPAVAVSLLVILAVALVRRPYRRQAPLHGAVEILGISTAAVVLWTCGEHPTVEEPWEPGSWDLYALPELIAAALAYVLVTRVLTWYADPGHREGPGLLARAALTRQGLSGAALLGIAPLVIVVAVNTPVLLPLFAVPLIALDSSLWMARARAEEQLRDPLTGLPNRQWLLERTWHALAEAESTGRRAALILIDLDRFRAVNDTLGHRAGDRLLLQLAGRLRLALPRGAEAARLGGDEFAVLIPLTDSATSAQRVARTLVAALGSPLDLDGMSLVLEASAGVAVYPEHATETEGLLQRADVAMYQAKRDRSGVEVYEARRDGNTPDRLGLLGDLRRALQAREVALHYQPKVGFDGRVVGLEALVRWAHPERGHVNPEEFIAIAETSGLMPVLTEYVLETALAQVADWRAAGLQVPVAVNVSPRDVHTPGFAGAVAARLARHGVPPGALQLEITEHVLLEDPQRAADTLAGLTGHGVKMSLDDFGTGYSSLVHLRRLPVSELKIDRSFVARLAVDPEDLEIVRCTVDLAHSLGLRVVAEGVEDDETWEHLRDLGCDAVQGWLVAAAMPPAETTAWLRARGPGPGARALPAAASAARAADEPATAVAVPQPDEAEEPVKPVK; this is encoded by the coding sequence ATGCGACCGACGGAGAGCACGGAACCGGCGCCGGTGCTGCGCCGGTTGGTGCTGCCCGCCCTGCCGTGGCTGGCGCAGGCCGCGGGCGGCCTGGTGTTCGCCATCGGGGTGCTGTACGGGCTGCGGGAGGGCCACGCGCTCTTCCCCCGCGGCACCGCGGGCTGGGGCCTGGCCGTCCTGACGGTCGTCCTCATCGCCCATCTGGTCGCACCCGGCCGCGACCGCTGGTCCGGCGGCAACGGCTCGGCCGCCGCGCTCACCCTCGCCGTGCTGCTGCTCTACGGCTGGATCCCGGCCGTCGCCGTCAGCCTGCTGGTCATCCTCGCCGTCGCCCTCGTCCGCCGGCCGTACCGCCGCCAGGCGCCGCTGCACGGGGCCGTCGAGATCCTCGGCATCTCGACGGCCGCCGTGGTGCTGTGGACCTGCGGCGAGCACCCGACGGTCGAGGAGCCCTGGGAGCCGGGCTCCTGGGACCTGTACGCGCTGCCCGAGCTGATCGCCGCCGCCCTGGCGTACGTCCTGGTGACCCGCGTGCTCACCTGGTACGCGGACCCCGGCCACCGCGAGGGCCCCGGCCTGCTCGCCCGCGCCGCCCTCACCCGCCAGGGCCTGAGCGGCGCCGCGCTCCTCGGCATCGCGCCGCTCGTCATCGTCGTGGCCGTCAACACCCCCGTGCTGCTGCCGCTGTTCGCGGTGCCGCTCATCGCCCTCGACTCCAGCCTGTGGATGGCCCGCGCCCGCGCCGAGGAGCAGTTGCGCGACCCGCTGACCGGACTGCCCAACCGCCAGTGGCTGCTGGAGCGCACCTGGCACGCCCTGGCCGAGGCCGAGAGCACAGGACGCCGCGCCGCCCTCATCCTCATCGACCTCGACCGCTTCCGCGCCGTCAACGACACCCTCGGCCACCGCGCCGGCGACCGGCTGCTGCTCCAGCTCGCCGGCCGGCTGCGGCTCGCGCTGCCCCGCGGCGCGGAGGCCGCCCGCCTCGGCGGCGACGAGTTCGCCGTGCTCATCCCGCTCACCGACTCCGCCACCAGCGCCCAGCGGGTGGCCCGTACGCTCGTCGCCGCCCTCGGCTCCCCGCTCGACCTCGACGGGATGAGCCTGGTGCTGGAGGCCAGCGCCGGCGTCGCCGTCTACCCCGAGCACGCCACCGAGACCGAGGGCCTGCTCCAGCGCGCCGACGTGGCGATGTACCAGGCCAAGCGGGACCGCAGCGGCGTCGAGGTCTACGAGGCCCGCCGCGACGGCAACACCCCCGACCGGCTGGGCCTGCTGGGCGACCTGCGCCGGGCGCTCCAGGCCCGCGAGGTCGCGCTGCACTACCAGCCGAAGGTCGGCTTCGACGGCCGCGTCGTCGGCCTGGAGGCCCTGGTCCGCTGGGCGCACCCGGAGCGCGGGCACGTGAACCCGGAGGAGTTCATCGCCATCGCCGAGACCTCGGGCCTGATGCCGGTGCTCACCGAGTACGTGCTGGAGACCGCGCTCGCCCAGGTCGCCGACTGGCGCGCCGCCGGCCTCCAGGTGCCCGTCGCCGTCAACGTCTCGCCGCGCGACGTGCACACGCCCGGCTTCGCCGGCGCCGTCGCCGCCCGCCTCGCCCGGCACGGCGTGCCGCCCGGCGCGCTGCAACTGGAGATAACGGAACACGTGCTGCTGGAGGACCCGCAGCGCGCGGCCGACACCCTCGCCGGGCTCACCGGGCACGGCGTGAAGATGTCGCTCGACGACTTCGGCACCGGCTACTCCTCGCTGGTCCATCTGCGCCGGCTGCCGGTGAGCGAGCTGAAGATCGACCGCTCGTTCGTCGCCCGGCTGGCCGTCGACCCGGAGGACCTGGAGATCGTCCGCTGCACCGTCGACCTCGCGCACTCCCTCGGCCTGCGCGTCGTCGCCGAGGGCGTCGAGGACGACGAGACCTGGGAACACCTGCGGGACCTCGGCTGCGATGCGGTGCAGGGCTGGCTCGTCGCCGCCGCCATGCCCCCGGCGGAGACCACCGCCTGGCTGCGCGCCCGCGGTCCCGGCCCCGGGGCCAGGGCCCTGCCGGCCGCGGCGTCCGCCGCGCGCGCGGCGGACGAGCCGGCGACGGCCGTGGCCGTGCCGCAGCCGGACGAGGCGGAGGAGCCGGTCAAGCCGGTGAAGTGA
- the gatC gene encoding Asp-tRNA(Asn)/Glu-tRNA(Gln) amidotransferase subunit GatC, translating to MPGITREEVAHLARLARLELSGEELDHFAGQLDAIIGAVARVADVAGEDVPPTSHPLPLTNVMRPDTVRPSFTAQQALSGAPAQEQQRFKVPQILGEE from the coding sequence ATGCCTGGCATCACGCGCGAGGAGGTCGCCCACCTCGCCCGGCTGGCGCGCCTGGAGCTGAGCGGCGAGGAGCTGGACCACTTCGCCGGCCAGCTCGACGCCATCATCGGCGCGGTCGCCCGCGTCGCCGATGTGGCCGGCGAGGACGTACCGCCGACCAGCCACCCGCTGCCCCTGACGAACGTCATGCGCCCGGACACCGTCCGGCCGAGCTTCACCGCGCAGCAGGCGCTCTCCGGCGCGCCCGCGCAGGAGCAGCAGCGTTTCAAGGTGCCGCAGATCCTGGGGGAGGAGTGA
- the gatA gene encoding Asp-tRNA(Asn)/Glu-tRNA(Gln) amidotransferase subunit GatA has product MADSSGIIRQTAAETAAQIAAGDVSAVEVAEAHLARIEAVDEKVHAFLHVDREGALAQARAVDARRERGEQLGPLAGVPLALKDIFTTEGVPTTAGSKMLQGWVPPYDATVTRRLKEAGVVILGKTNMDEFAMGSSTENSAYGHTGNPWDLTRIPGGSGGGSSAAITAYMAALAIGTDTGGSIRQPASVTGTVGVKPTYGGVSRYGMIAFSSSLDQGGPCARTVLDAALLHEVLAGHDPMDSTSIDAPVPAVVEAARHGSVAGTRVGVVKEFRGEGYQPGVMQRFDEAVELLRELGAEVVEVSCPAFDRALAAYYLIAPAEVSSNLARYDGLRYGLRAGDDGTHSAEEVTSLTRAAGFGPEVKRRIMLGTYALSSGYYDAYYGSAQKVRTLITRDFERAYEEVDVLVSPTTPTTAFPIGERVDDPMAMYLADLCTIPSNLAGNAAMSLPCGLAPEDGLPVGLQIIAPAMADDRLYKVGAAVEAAFTDRWGHPLLEEAPAL; this is encoded by the coding sequence GTGGCCGACAGCTCGGGAATCATCAGGCAGACGGCGGCGGAGACCGCCGCGCAGATCGCCGCGGGCGACGTCAGCGCCGTCGAGGTGGCGGAGGCCCATCTCGCCCGCATCGAGGCCGTGGACGAGAAGGTGCACGCCTTCCTGCACGTCGACCGCGAGGGGGCGCTCGCCCAGGCGCGCGCCGTGGACGCCCGGCGCGAGCGCGGCGAGCAGCTCGGCCCGCTGGCCGGCGTGCCGCTGGCGCTCAAGGACATCTTCACCACCGAGGGGGTGCCCACCACCGCGGGGTCGAAGATGCTCCAGGGCTGGGTCCCGCCGTACGACGCGACCGTGACCCGGCGGCTGAAGGAAGCCGGCGTCGTCATCCTCGGCAAGACCAACATGGACGAGTTCGCGATGGGCTCCTCCACCGAGAACAGCGCCTACGGCCACACCGGCAACCCCTGGGACCTCACCCGGATCCCCGGTGGCTCCGGCGGCGGTTCGTCGGCCGCCATCACCGCGTACATGGCGGCGCTGGCCATCGGCACCGACACCGGCGGCTCCATCCGCCAGCCCGCCTCCGTCACCGGCACCGTCGGCGTCAAGCCGACCTACGGCGGCGTCTCGCGGTACGGGATGATCGCGTTCTCCTCCAGCCTCGACCAGGGCGGCCCGTGCGCCCGTACGGTGCTGGACGCGGCGCTGCTGCACGAGGTGCTGGCCGGCCACGACCCGATGGACTCCACCTCCATCGACGCCCCCGTCCCGGCCGTCGTCGAGGCCGCGCGCCACGGCTCGGTGGCCGGGACGCGCGTCGGCGTGGTCAAGGAGTTCCGCGGCGAGGGCTACCAGCCGGGGGTCATGCAGCGCTTCGACGAGGCCGTCGAGCTGCTGCGCGAGCTGGGCGCCGAGGTCGTGGAGGTGTCCTGCCCGGCGTTCGACAGGGCGCTCGCCGCGTACTACCTGATCGCGCCCGCCGAGGTCTCCTCGAACCTCGCCCGCTACGACGGCCTGCGCTACGGCCTGCGCGCCGGCGACGACGGCACGCACTCCGCCGAGGAGGTCACCTCGCTCACCCGGGCGGCGGGCTTCGGTCCCGAGGTCAAGCGCCGCATCATGCTCGGTACGTACGCGCTGAGCTCCGGCTACTACGACGCCTACTACGGCTCGGCGCAGAAGGTCCGCACCCTCATCACCCGTGACTTCGAGCGCGCCTACGAAGAGGTCGACGTGCTCGTCTCGCCGACCACCCCGACGACCGCCTTCCCGATCGGCGAGCGGGTCGACGACCCGATGGCGATGTACCTCGCCGACCTGTGCACCATCCCGTCCAACCTCGCCGGCAACGCCGCGATGTCGCTCCCCTGCGGCCTCGCGCCGGAGGACGGGCTCCCGGTGGGGCTGCAGATCATCGCCCCCGCCATGGCCGACGACCGGCTCTACAAGGTCGGTGCCGCGGTGGAGGCCGCGTTCACCGACCGGTGGGGCCACCCCCTGCTGGAGGAGGCACCCGCCCTATGA